One window of Legionella pneumophila subsp. pneumophila str. Philadelphia 1 genomic DNA carries:
- the hemJ gene encoding protoporphyrinogen oxidase HemJ, whose product MLFVKAFHIIALVAWFAGLFYLPRLYVYHAESLDKISIDRFKIMERRLYYGITWPAALATTFLGLWLSTYNLSYYLKAGWMHMKLALVLLLWVYHLTCGHFLKSFALGKNTRSSRFYRFFNEMPTLLLVGIVLLVVVKPF is encoded by the coding sequence ATGTTATTTGTTAAAGCTTTTCATATTATCGCCTTGGTAGCCTGGTTCGCAGGGTTGTTTTATTTACCACGGCTCTACGTATACCACGCTGAATCACTAGATAAAATTAGCATTGATCGGTTTAAAATAATGGAAAGAAGATTATATTACGGAATTACATGGCCTGCAGCTCTTGCAACCACATTTCTTGGGTTGTGGCTATCCACTTACAATTTATCTTATTATCTTAAAGCAGGGTGGATGCACATGAAGCTTGCATTGGTTTTGCTCTTATGGGTATATCATTTAACTTGCGGCCACTTTCTTAAATCATTCGCCCTTGGAAAGAATACAAGAAGCTCTCGTTTTTATCGATTTTTTAATGAAATGCCTACACTGCTGCTGGTAGGCATTGTTTTGTTGGTGGTTGTAAAACCATTTTAA
- a CDS encoding TerC family protein has protein sequence MDFIDIGLSLTALIILEVVLGIDNLVILSILTEKLPREKRKKARRWGLTFAWMTRLLLLGSAVFLVKLVKPILTIGSLVFSARDLFLILGGAFLIWKSTDEIHQDVMNEPLMEPVSKNVSSSATFRGVVIQIALLDIIFSLDSVLTAVGLTSHFIVMAVAITIAIIIMIWASEPVSKFISEHPTIKMLALSYLILIGTVLVADGFEFHVPRGYLYFAMGFSLAVESLNLIKNERVKRKKLKRE, from the coding sequence ATGGATTTTATTGATATAGGCCTTAGTTTAACTGCTTTGATTATTCTTGAAGTTGTTCTTGGAATAGATAATCTGGTTATTCTATCGATTCTTACAGAAAAATTACCACGTGAAAAAAGAAAAAAGGCGAGAAGATGGGGCTTAACATTTGCCTGGATGACACGACTTCTTTTACTAGGCTCAGCAGTTTTTTTAGTTAAGTTAGTAAAACCAATTCTGACAATAGGCAGTCTGGTATTTTCTGCTCGTGATCTGTTCCTCATATTAGGTGGTGCTTTTTTAATTTGGAAGTCAACTGATGAAATTCATCAGGACGTTATGAATGAGCCATTAATGGAACCTGTTTCAAAAAATGTTTCTTCATCTGCCACTTTCAGGGGGGTTGTTATTCAAATCGCATTGCTTGATATTATATTTTCACTAGATAGCGTTCTCACAGCCGTAGGGCTAACATCTCATTTTATAGTCATGGCAGTAGCAATTACCATCGCAATTATCATTATGATTTGGGCGAGTGAGCCTGTAAGTAAATTTATTAGCGAACATCCTACCATTAAAATGCTGGCGCTTAGTTATTTGATTTTAATAGGAACCGTTTTGGTAGCTGATGGTTTTGAATTCCATGTGCCCAGGGGATACTTGTATTTTGCTATGGGTTTTTCATTAGCAGTTGAATCACTCAACTTGATTAAAAATGAACGTGTAAAGCGTAAAAAACTAAAAAGAGAATAA
- the pcnB gene encoding polynucleotide adenylyltransferase PcnB yields MAYIIPRNKHNISKADISNNALKVLNRLISHGFQAYIVGGSVRDLLLHKAPKDFDIATNATPNEVKNLFKNARIIGRRFKLVHILFHREIIEVATFRGHNSSDASHQFNERGMLVRDNVYGSLDEDAWRRDFTINSLYYNISDSSIIDFTGGVEDVKQKLIRIIGDPVTRYQEDPVRMLRAVRFSAKLQFNLSPETKAPFPKISHLITHVSSSRLFDEITKLYQCGEAESVQKLLVEYGLFNYLFPQTAALFDSHYPVNPLLGIALENTDTRIRDGKPVTPAFLIAVLLWFPMIECSRKLQESGLPPLPSIEKAMSIVLSEQNAIISIPKRYSQVIREIWLLQYRFEKRFGGRAFNLLLHPRFRAAYDFMALRALSGDESMELAQWWATFQEVDNVEKNNMVTQLAATTPGRPKKRRKRKIAK; encoded by the coding sequence TTGGCTTATATCATCCCGAGAAATAAACATAACATATCGAAAGCAGATATAAGTAATAATGCGCTTAAAGTTCTTAACCGTTTAATCAGCCATGGTTTTCAGGCCTATATCGTTGGAGGCAGTGTCAGAGATTTACTGCTCCATAAAGCGCCTAAAGATTTTGATATAGCGACAAATGCGACTCCCAATGAGGTAAAAAATCTTTTTAAAAATGCTCGTATCATTGGTCGTCGATTTAAACTGGTACATATTTTATTTCATCGTGAAATTATTGAAGTAGCAACTTTTCGTGGCCATAACTCAAGCGATGCAAGCCACCAATTTAATGAACGCGGCATGCTTGTAAGAGATAATGTTTATGGTTCTCTGGACGAAGACGCATGGAGACGTGATTTCACAATAAACTCTCTTTATTATAATATTTCTGATTCTTCAATCATTGATTTTACTGGTGGTGTAGAAGACGTTAAGCAAAAGTTAATTCGAATAATTGGCGATCCCGTTACGCGTTATCAAGAGGATCCTGTCCGTATGTTACGTGCTGTCAGGTTTAGTGCCAAGCTGCAATTTAATTTATCTCCGGAAACCAAAGCTCCCTTCCCCAAAATAAGCCACCTTATAACCCATGTTTCCAGTTCGCGACTATTTGATGAAATAACGAAACTTTATCAATGCGGAGAAGCCGAATCGGTTCAAAAATTATTGGTCGAGTATGGTTTATTTAATTATCTATTTCCTCAAACAGCTGCTCTATTTGATAGTCATTACCCGGTTAATCCGCTTTTGGGCATAGCACTTGAAAATACTGATACAAGAATACGTGATGGAAAGCCTGTGACTCCGGCATTTCTTATTGCTGTTTTGTTATGGTTTCCAATGATAGAGTGTTCCAGAAAACTGCAAGAATCTGGGCTTCCGCCTTTACCCTCGATTGAAAAAGCCATGTCTATAGTGCTTAGTGAACAGAATGCAATTATTTCGATACCTAAAAGGTATAGCCAGGTTATAAGGGAAATTTGGCTTTTGCAATATCGCTTCGAAAAAAGATTTGGTGGCAGAGCATTTAATTTACTTCTTCATCCTCGATTCAGAGCAGCGTATGATTTTATGGCTCTTAGGGCATTATCTGGTGATGAGTCAATGGAGCTGGCGCAGTGGTGGGCCACGTTTCAAGAAGTCGATAATGTTGAAAAAAATAACATGGTAACCCAATTGGCTGCAACAACGCCCGGGCGGCCTAAAAAACGTCGTAAACGGAAAATAGCAAAATGA
- the folK gene encoding 2-amino-4-hydroxy-6-hydroxymethyldihydropteridine diphosphokinase has protein sequence MNVCYLSLGSNQKNPERQIRQAINEIKQIPSTCLIKVSRLYWNKAWGFENQQEFCNVVIEIRTTLLPHKLLKWCQKIENRHKRVRRKFWGPRTLDIDIILYGYRLIRTKNLIVPHPCFHLRDFVLVPLRELNSNLKIPNYT, from the coding sequence ATGAATGTTTGCTATCTGAGCTTGGGATCGAATCAAAAAAATCCTGAGCGTCAAATAAGACAAGCCATTAATGAAATCAAACAGATTCCATCAACATGCCTTATCAAGGTGTCTCGCTTATATTGGAATAAGGCCTGGGGCTTTGAAAATCAACAGGAATTTTGTAATGTCGTTATAGAGATACGAACTACTCTGTTACCCCATAAGCTCCTTAAGTGGTGCCAGAAAATAGAAAACAGGCACAAGCGAGTCAGGAGAAAGTTTTGGGGGCCAAGAACATTAGATATTGATATCATTTTATATGGTTATAGATTAATTCGCACAAAAAACTTAATCGTTCCACATCCTTGTTTCCATTTACGAGATTTTGTTCTTGTTCCTCTAAGAGAATTAAACTCTAATTTAAAAATACCAAATTACACATAG
- a CDS encoding universal stress protein, whose product MYTNILFATDLLNEHSHLTEKAANIAKQFNAKLYLLHVIELPTSILIAQGLGFTELANPSKEDAQTVLSLIGESLQIPQEQQFVEIGSVKEHILNKAKDLNCQLIIIGSHSATGLPSILGSTAHAVVNHSVCDVLTLKAD is encoded by the coding sequence ATGTATACAAATATTTTATTTGCCACAGATTTGTTAAATGAGCATAGCCACCTTACAGAAAAGGCTGCTAATATTGCTAAACAGTTTAATGCAAAATTGTATCTATTACATGTGATTGAGTTGCCAACAAGTATATTAATAGCTCAAGGATTGGGTTTTACGGAGCTAGCTAACCCATCAAAAGAGGATGCCCAGACTGTATTATCATTAATTGGAGAAAGTTTACAAATACCTCAGGAACAACAATTTGTAGAAATCGGGTCCGTAAAAGAACATATATTAAACAAAGCAAAAGATCTGAATTGCCAATTAATTATAATAGGCTCACACTCTGCTACAGGATTACCGTCTATTCTAGGAAGTACAGCGCATGCTGTAGTAAATCATTCGGTTTGTGATGTATTAACACTCAAAGCAGATTAA
- the der gene encoding ribosome biogenesis GTPase Der: MIPVIALVGRPNVGKSTLFNRITKTQDALVADFPGLTRDRQYGHAQHENKSFIIVDTGGIGVDDIEVDTLMSRQSQVALNEANVILFLVDGRSGLTGIDQQIAQALRKFNKKVHLVVNKTDGMNEDIACADFQSLGITDIHAISASHGGGISSLLEEILEPFTTETHEATDDKAIKIAFAGRPNVGKSTLINRILGEERVVVYDMPGTTRDSISIPFTREDKQYVLIDTAGVRRKSRIDEKIEKFSVIKTLQAIKEAHVCLLLLDANEGITDQDMNLLGFIIESGKALVIAVNKWDGLEEDHKEKIKSELSRRLHFANFAKIRFISALHGSGVGGLFKDINEAYHSAIQSFSTPKLTRLLQDISAKHTPPCINGRRIKLRYAHLGGHNPPVIVIHGNQLDALPESYKRYLNNEFIKHLGLVGTPLKIEFKGGQNPFANKKNKLSQRQVNKKKRLMRWAKSKK; the protein is encoded by the coding sequence ATGATCCCTGTTATCGCTTTAGTTGGGCGTCCCAATGTTGGAAAGTCTACTTTGTTTAATAGAATTACTAAAACGCAGGATGCTCTTGTCGCAGATTTTCCTGGCTTGACAAGGGATAGACAATATGGACACGCTCAACATGAAAACAAGTCCTTTATTATTGTTGATACCGGAGGCATAGGAGTTGATGACATTGAAGTAGATACTTTGATGTCAAGACAGTCTCAAGTTGCTTTAAACGAAGCAAATGTGATTCTTTTCTTGGTGGATGGCCGTTCAGGACTAACAGGTATAGATCAGCAAATTGCACAAGCATTAAGAAAATTTAATAAAAAAGTACATCTTGTTGTCAATAAAACAGATGGAATGAATGAAGATATTGCTTGTGCCGATTTTCAATCATTAGGCATTACTGATATACATGCTATATCTGCATCTCATGGTGGAGGCATCAGTTCACTACTCGAAGAAATTCTCGAGCCATTTACAACAGAAACGCATGAAGCAACTGATGATAAAGCGATCAAAATTGCTTTTGCGGGGCGCCCTAACGTTGGAAAATCAACTTTGATAAACAGGATATTAGGGGAAGAAAGAGTAGTTGTTTATGATATGCCCGGAACAACTCGAGATAGTATTTCAATACCCTTTACAAGAGAAGATAAGCAATATGTGCTTATTGATACTGCTGGTGTACGGCGTAAGTCTCGAATTGATGAAAAAATAGAAAAGTTTTCTGTCATCAAAACTCTGCAAGCTATAAAAGAAGCTCATGTCTGTTTGTTACTTCTTGATGCAAATGAAGGCATTACCGATCAAGATATGAATTTGCTCGGTTTTATTATTGAATCTGGTAAAGCACTAGTTATTGCTGTGAATAAATGGGATGGCCTGGAAGAAGATCATAAAGAAAAAATAAAGTCAGAACTGTCAAGAAGGTTGCATTTTGCAAATTTTGCAAAAATAAGATTTATTTCAGCATTGCATGGGAGCGGGGTAGGTGGATTATTTAAAGATATTAATGAAGCCTATCATTCAGCAATACAATCCTTTTCTACTCCAAAACTAACCAGATTATTACAAGATATCAGCGCAAAGCATACACCACCATGCATCAATGGCCGACGAATAAAATTACGCTATGCTCACCTTGGCGGACACAATCCTCCAGTCATTGTTATTCATGGAAATCAACTCGATGCCTTGCCAGAAAGTTATAAACGTTATTTAAACAATGAGTTTATTAAGCATTTAGGATTAGTAGGTACTCCTTTAAAAATCGAGTTTAAAGGAGGTCAAAATCCATTTGCCAATAAAAAAAATAAATTATCACAAAGGCAAGTGAACAAGAAGAAACGATTAATGCGATGGGCAAAAAGCAAGAAATAG
- the bamB gene encoding outer membrane protein assembly factor BamB, translating into MKIRILVLILCALTQGCTYVDDYMLGKDNTPQPKELKEIQPKVKMAQSWTTPVGKAHKTNEYLNIKPAIRGDIIYTADASGLVQAVNRKDGQIKWSTALKNNIVSGPTVAAGYVAVGTNASTLVLLNQSDGKEIWQNKVSAEVLAPPAISHQKVIAKTIDGKVYAIDAVNGKQLWVADHGAPSLVLKASSSPIIVDNLVLVGFSDGKLDALELQTGRLIWQRSIAYGTGASDVERLVDIDSDPIISNNVAYLATYQGYVGALSLSDGQFIWRKPASVYKNMLLSHNNLYFTDSNDVLWSLNSSTGQVNWKQTSLKARGLTAPALVGGNLAVGDKTGYLHILSTQTGELLGRSQLSGGVTVSPSVSGKNMYVLTNNGMLNQLSVS; encoded by the coding sequence ATGAAGATTAGAATATTAGTTTTAATACTATGTGCCTTAACTCAAGGATGCACATATGTGGATGATTATATGCTCGGTAAGGATAATACGCCCCAACCCAAAGAGCTAAAAGAAATTCAGCCCAAGGTTAAAATGGCACAAAGCTGGACAACTCCAGTTGGAAAGGCTCATAAAACAAATGAGTATTTAAATATCAAACCAGCTATTCGTGGCGATATAATTTATACTGCAGATGCAAGTGGACTGGTTCAGGCAGTTAACAGGAAAGATGGTCAGATAAAGTGGTCTACCGCATTAAAAAATAATATAGTTAGTGGACCAACTGTAGCTGCTGGTTATGTTGCTGTAGGAACTAATGCCTCCACATTGGTACTACTTAATCAATCGGACGGAAAAGAGATATGGCAGAATAAAGTATCTGCTGAAGTATTAGCTCCTCCTGCTATCTCACATCAAAAGGTCATTGCAAAAACCATTGATGGTAAAGTGTATGCGATTGATGCGGTAAACGGCAAGCAACTGTGGGTTGCAGATCATGGCGCTCCCAGCCTGGTGTTAAAAGCCAGCTCGTCCCCTATCATTGTCGACAATCTGGTTCTTGTCGGATTTTCCGATGGCAAATTAGATGCTTTGGAATTACAGACCGGACGATTGATCTGGCAAAGAAGCATTGCTTATGGAACAGGAGCTAGTGATGTCGAACGTTTAGTTGATATTGATTCTGACCCTATAATAAGCAATAACGTCGCCTATTTGGCAACTTATCAGGGATATGTTGGAGCACTATCACTGTCTGATGGCCAATTCATATGGAGAAAGCCAGCATCTGTTTATAAAAATATGCTTTTAAGTCATAATAATCTGTATTTTACGGACAGCAATGATGTCTTGTGGTCTTTGAATAGTAGCACAGGACAGGTCAACTGGAAGCAAACCTCCCTAAAGGCAAGAGGTCTTACTGCACCTGCATTAGTTGGAGGAAATTTAGCTGTTGGTGATAAAACAGGATATTTACATATCCTATCAACTCAAACAGGTGAGTTACTTGGACGTTCTCAGCTTTCTGGTGGAGTAACAGTATCACCGAGTGTTTCTGGTAAAAATATGTATGTATTAACCAATAATGGAATGCTCAATCAACTTTCAGTGAGCTAA
- a CDS encoding YfgM family protein: protein MSVYMTEEEQLEIIKKWWKRYGNMITIFLSIMLLIIAGYRYMNWHNDKIKQQASIAYENMMIAFSNQNIKSVRSYANELIKNYNHTVYADIAHMTLAKIYVNKNKLEQARNELKAVASESQMTPLRQIAKIRIARLLAADKAYTNALNELSAVEDEAYLPVINELKGDIYSAKGQYQDAMNAYRLAIDEVRTNGMGNLFLEMKTNELAIKTQSMITDDKKVKAA, encoded by the coding sequence ATGTCTGTTTACATGACGGAAGAAGAACAATTAGAGATTATAAAAAAATGGTGGAAACGATATGGCAATATGATAACTATTTTTTTATCAATAATGCTCCTGATTATCGCAGGGTACCGATATATGAATTGGCACAATGACAAGATAAAACAACAAGCATCTATTGCCTACGAAAATATGATGATTGCATTTTCCAATCAAAACATAAAGTCTGTTCGTTCCTATGCCAATGAATTAATTAAGAATTATAACCATACTGTTTATGCTGATATAGCTCATATGACACTTGCAAAAATCTACGTAAATAAAAATAAGCTTGAGCAAGCAAGAAATGAGTTAAAGGCTGTTGCATCGGAAAGCCAAATGACACCGCTAAGACAAATTGCCAAAATCCGCATTGCACGTTTACTGGCGGCAGATAAAGCTTATACCAATGCATTAAATGAATTAAGTGCTGTTGAGGACGAAGCCTACTTGCCAGTAATTAACGAACTGAAAGGGGATATTTATAGCGCCAAAGGCCAATATCAGGACGCAATGAATGCCTACCGGCTTGCAATAGACGAAGTAAGAACAAATGGAATGGGTAATTTATTTTTAGAAATGAAAACAAATGAGTTAGCAATTAAGACTCAATCTATGATTACTGATGATAAAAAGGTAAAAGCAGCTTAA
- the hisS gene encoding histidine--tRNA ligase — translation MVVDKIQAIRGMNDVLPDSTSIWRFIEQTFINCLVRYGYKEIRFPIVENTQLFKRTIGEITDIVEKEMYTFNDLNGDSITLRPEGTAGCVRACIEHGLLHNQQQKLWYLGPMFRHERPQKGRYRQFNQFGVEALGITGTGIELELISICRRLWIDLGFSQSVQLQVNSLGEINERQKYRSILVEYLRDHFQILDEDSKRRLDKNPLRVLDSKNPDLQQLIQNAPKLIDVLGDDSREHFQSFCNGLETLGIPYSINPVLVRGLDYYGQTVFEWVTDQLGSQATICAGGRYDMLVEFLGGAPTPAVGFALGLERIFLLMETLNLLNESNNKQSIFIIATNEEAILKALVMAESIRNAHPSLDVITNTAGGGFKSQFKKADKSGARLALILGEDEIAKEYVSIKDLRTEIEQISIPMTKINEFLQDYLA, via the coding sequence ATGGTGGTTGATAAAATTCAAGCTATCCGAGGAATGAATGATGTACTGCCTGATAGTACCTCGATATGGCGCTTTATAGAACAGACTTTTATAAATTGCCTCGTACGATATGGATACAAGGAAATACGTTTTCCAATTGTTGAGAATACACAGCTATTTAAACGTACAATTGGTGAAATAACAGATATTGTTGAAAAAGAAATGTACACTTTTAACGATTTGAATGGTGATAGCATAACCCTAAGGCCAGAAGGCACAGCCGGCTGTGTTCGTGCCTGTATAGAACATGGTTTATTACATAATCAACAACAAAAATTATGGTACTTAGGCCCTATGTTTCGTCATGAACGTCCTCAGAAGGGTAGATACCGTCAATTTAACCAATTTGGGGTTGAGGCGCTAGGAATTACTGGCACTGGCATTGAGCTTGAGCTGATCTCAATTTGCCGCAGATTATGGATCGACCTGGGTTTTTCTCAGTCAGTTCAATTACAAGTTAATTCATTAGGTGAAATAAATGAACGTCAGAAATATCGCTCTATCCTGGTAGAGTATCTACGCGATCATTTTCAGATACTTGATGAAGACAGTAAGAGGCGATTGGATAAAAACCCTTTGAGAGTTCTTGATAGTAAAAACCCTGATCTTCAACAGCTCATTCAAAATGCCCCTAAGTTAATTGATGTTCTTGGTGATGATAGCAGAGAACACTTTCAATCGTTCTGCAACGGATTGGAAACACTTGGTATTCCTTATTCCATCAACCCTGTATTGGTAAGAGGATTAGATTATTATGGCCAAACGGTGTTTGAATGGGTAACAGACCAATTAGGAAGTCAAGCTACAATATGTGCAGGAGGTAGATATGATATGTTGGTGGAGTTCCTTGGCGGAGCACCCACACCTGCAGTTGGGTTTGCTTTAGGATTGGAAAGAATATTTCTTTTAATGGAAACTTTAAACTTGTTGAATGAAAGTAACAATAAACAATCAATATTTATCATTGCTACTAATGAAGAGGCCATATTGAAAGCGCTTGTCATGGCAGAGTCAATTCGAAATGCTCATCCATCTCTTGATGTCATTACCAATACGGCAGGCGGTGGTTTTAAAAGCCAATTTAAAAAGGCCGATAAAAGCGGGGCTCGCTTGGCTTTGATTCTTGGGGAAGACGAAATAGCCAAGGAATATGTAAGCATTAAAGATTTGAGAACTGAAATAGAACAAATATCAATACCGATGACCAAAATAAATGAATTTTTGCAAGATTATCTAGCTTAA
- a CDS encoding helix-turn-helix domain-containing protein, whose protein sequence is MNTIAAMDETRNNEFTNPGYELAALRQQKGYSIEYVASKLHLRARIIELIEAGDFDLLPQPVFVKGYLRAYSKLLGVSPEPFLTLFNAQYCFEKKPERAALWQSKKESHKAEHFIKWFTILFAIGVLVAVGIWWQKNKDSQSIDTPKENSSGLSISETSSEIKLTDLSKMESLLTPNNTQMTPLEKNGG, encoded by the coding sequence ATGAATACAATAGCAGCAATGGATGAGACAAGAAATAATGAATTTACCAATCCCGGCTACGAGCTGGCGGCTCTTCGCCAGCAAAAAGGGTATTCAATCGAGTATGTTGCGAGCAAACTTCATCTACGAGCTCGTATTATAGAGCTCATTGAAGCAGGAGATTTTGATTTATTGCCTCAGCCAGTTTTTGTAAAAGGGTACTTGCGCGCCTATTCAAAATTATTAGGAGTTTCACCTGAACCTTTTTTAACCCTTTTTAATGCACAATATTGTTTTGAAAAAAAACCGGAAAGAGCAGCCCTATGGCAAAGTAAAAAGGAGTCTCATAAAGCAGAACATTTTATAAAATGGTTCACCATTTTATTTGCGATTGGAGTTTTAGTCGCAGTTGGGATATGGTGGCAAAAAAACAAGGATAGCCAGTCTATAGATACCCCAAAAGAGAATTCATCTGGATTATCAATCAGTGAAACCAGTTCGGAAATTAAATTGACTGATTTATCAAAAATGGAATCGTTATTAACGCCCAACAATACACAAATGACACCTTTGGAGAAAAATGGTGGTTGA